Proteins encoded within one genomic window of Thermococcus celer Vu 13 = JCM 8558:
- a CDS encoding NAD+ synthase: MRKLDYSLAVEKLVSFIRERVKEAGASGVVVGISGGIDSATVAYLATKALGGEKVLGLIMPYYENRDLEDAKLVCESLGIDYRVISIKPIVDEFERRVGELDVRSRGNVMARTRMVLLYAHANAMNRLVLGTSNRSEFLTGYFTKWGDGASDYAPLINLYKTEVWEVARLLGVPERIINRKPSAGLWEGQSDEDELGISYRILDEILWRLVDLGMGKDEIANEFNVPIETVGYVEGLVKNSEHKRRLPLGPTF, translated from the coding sequence ATGAGGAAACTGGATTATTCGCTGGCCGTTGAGAAGCTGGTTTCTTTTATCCGGGAGAGGGTCAAAGAAGCCGGCGCCAGCGGCGTCGTCGTCGGTATAAGCGGCGGAATAGACAGCGCCACGGTTGCGTATCTTGCCACAAAAGCACTCGGGGGGGAGAAGGTTCTCGGCCTGATAATGCCCTACTACGAGAACCGCGACCTCGAGGACGCCAAGCTCGTGTGTGAAAGCCTCGGAATCGATTACCGGGTTATCAGCATAAAGCCCATCGTTGACGAGTTCGAGAGGAGGGTTGGAGAGCTCGACGTTAGGAGCAGGGGGAACGTAATGGCCAGGACGAGGATGGTGCTCCTGTACGCGCACGCCAACGCCATGAACCGCCTCGTACTTGGGACGAGCAACAGGAGCGAGTTCCTTACCGGCTACTTCACCAAGTGGGGCGACGGGGCGAGCGACTACGCTCCCCTCATAAACCTCTACAAGACGGAGGTATGGGAGGTGGCGAGGCTCCTCGGGGTTCCGGAGAGGATAATCAATAGGAAGCCCTCTGCCGGTCTCTGGGAGGGCCAGAGCGATGAAGACGAGCTCGGGATAAGCTACCGCATCCTCGACGAGATCCTCTGGCGTCTCGTTGACCTCGGGATGGGGAAGGATGAAATCGCGAACGAGTTCAATGTACCCATCGAGACGGTCGGGTACGTTGAGGGGCTCGTGAAAAACAGCGAGCACAAGCGCCGCCTGCCGCTCGGCCCTACTTTCTGA
- a CDS encoding EamA family transporter: MKKGYLFVFLAASMWGTLGIFAKYLDGFGLTPFTMVFYRVLFALLFLTPYLHLRGISFSLERSRLRFYALYGFFSIFLFYTLYFYTVTISSVSFAVLLLYTAPLYSIILGRVLFNEPLTWEKVTALIMVTVGVLLVNWGDVRFSTKALLFGLLTGLTYALYGVLAKFAVRDDEPEKALFYTLLFGMVYLLPFTNFSVPRGAVPYLLALAFFPTFLGYVLYNHALREIEVSRASIVATVEPVVAITLAFLLFGETLTVEQLIGATLIIGGSSLVHMKEGEKPENPAGEVLEEIH, from the coding sequence ATGAAAAAGGGATACCTTTTCGTTTTTTTGGCCGCCTCCATGTGGGGGACGCTGGGTATATTCGCCAAGTACCTCGACGGCTTTGGGTTAACGCCCTTCACGATGGTCTTTTACCGGGTTCTCTTTGCTTTACTCTTCCTGACTCCGTACCTCCACCTGAGGGGAATAAGCTTTTCTCTCGAACGCTCCCGCCTCAGGTTCTACGCGCTCTACGGCTTCTTCAGCATCTTTCTCTTCTACACGCTCTACTTCTACACCGTGACGATATCGTCGGTCTCCTTTGCAGTTCTGCTCCTCTACACCGCCCCCCTGTATTCGATAATCCTCGGCAGGGTGCTTTTCAACGAACCTCTGACGTGGGAGAAAGTAACCGCGCTCATCATGGTGACTGTGGGAGTTCTGTTGGTCAACTGGGGCGACGTACGGTTCTCAACTAAGGCCCTGCTATTCGGGCTTCTTACTGGCTTAACCTACGCCCTCTACGGCGTTCTCGCAAAGTTCGCTGTCAGGGACGATGAACCCGAAAAGGCGCTCTTCTACACCCTCCTCTTTGGGATGGTCTATCTACTCCCCTTCACGAACTTCTCGGTGCCCCGTGGCGCGGTTCCGTACCTCCTCGCCCTGGCGTTCTTCCCGACGTTCCTCGGATACGTGCTCTACAACCACGCCCTGCGGGAGATCGAGGTGAGCAGGGCCAGCATAGTCGCCACGGTTGAACCCGTCGTGGCCATAACCCTCGCGTTCCTCCTCTTCGGGGAGACGCTTACGGTTGAACAGTTAATCGGGGCGACCCTCATAATCGGGGGCTCGAGTCTGGTGCACATGAAGGAGGGAGAAAAGCCGGAGAACCCCGCCGGGGAGGTGCTCGAAGAGATTCATTAG
- the glnA gene encoding type I glutamate--ammonia ligase yields the protein MNATTLSEKETALKPGRMKFLQLIFVDINGVPKGMEIPVERYEEAIDDGIAFDGSSIPGFEGIEDSDLIFKADPSTYSEVPWEGVSRVYGYIYKGKRPYPADPRGVLRDALKELEKEGFRAYIGPEPEFYLFRKNGSWELGLPDGGGYFDLVNLDRARNVRRDIALYMPSLGLIPEVLHHEVGKAQHEIDFRYDEALRTADNIVSFKYIVKAVAETHELHATFMPKPIHDLPGNGMHLHMSLWKDGDNAFMGDGGLSDTALHFIGGILAHARALTALTNPTVNSYKRLVPGYEAPVYISWGYRNRSALIRVPAFWGKGARVEYRCPDPSANPYLAFAAVLMAGLDGIRRKIEPTAYVEENVYEMDDSRRESMGVETLPGSLGEALEELKEDRVVRKAIGKAYRNFIGYKEREWEAYLGYLKAEGLPEDTRKVTGWELERYFHV from the coding sequence ATGAACGCTACAACCCTCTCCGAAAAAGAAACGGCCCTAAAGCCAGGGCGGATGAAATTTCTCCAGCTCATTTTCGTGGACATAAACGGGGTTCCAAAGGGCATGGAGATACCGGTGGAGAGGTACGAAGAAGCAATAGACGATGGAATAGCCTTTGACGGTTCATCGATCCCGGGATTCGAGGGAATAGAGGACAGCGACCTAATATTCAAAGCGGATCCCTCAACCTACTCGGAGGTTCCGTGGGAGGGGGTCTCAAGGGTCTACGGGTACATATACAAGGGCAAAAGACCCTACCCAGCAGATCCGAGAGGAGTGCTCCGCGATGCCCTCAAAGAGCTCGAGAAAGAGGGATTCCGGGCTTACATTGGACCGGAGCCGGAGTTCTACCTATTCAGGAAGAACGGTTCCTGGGAACTCGGGCTACCTGACGGAGGCGGTTACTTTGACCTCGTGAACCTCGACAGGGCCAGAAACGTACGCAGGGATATAGCCCTCTACATGCCTTCCCTTGGACTCATCCCGGAGGTTCTCCACCACGAGGTCGGAAAGGCGCAGCACGAGATAGACTTCCGCTACGATGAGGCCCTGAGGACCGCCGATAATATAGTCAGCTTCAAGTACATCGTGAAGGCGGTTGCGGAAACCCACGAACTCCACGCCACCTTCATGCCAAAGCCCATCCACGACCTTCCCGGAAACGGAATGCACCTCCACATGAGCCTGTGGAAGGACGGGGATAACGCGTTCATGGGGGATGGAGGGCTGAGCGATACGGCGCTCCACTTCATTGGGGGCATACTTGCTCATGCACGGGCTTTAACCGCCCTGACGAACCCAACCGTGAACAGCTACAAGCGTCTCGTTCCGGGCTACGAGGCCCCCGTGTACATAAGCTGGGGCTACAGAAACAGGAGTGCCCTGATAAGGGTTCCGGCCTTCTGGGGGAAGGGGGCGAGGGTGGAGTACCGCTGTCCGGATCCAAGCGCCAACCCCTACCTGGCCTTTGCGGCAGTACTGATGGCCGGACTGGACGGGATAAGGAGGAAAATCGAACCCACTGCTTACGTGGAGGAGAACGTTTACGAAATGGATGACTCCAGAAGGGAAAGCATGGGCGTGGAGACACTGCCGGGAAGCCTTGGCGAGGCCCTCGAGGAGCTGAAGGAGGACAGGGTCGTCAGGAAGGCCATAGGAAAGGCGTATAGGAACTTCATCGGGTACAAGGAGCGCGAGTGGGAGGCGTACCTCGGGTATCTGAAGGCCGAGGGCCTCCCTGAGGACACGAGAAAGGTAACCGGGTGGGAGCTGGAGAGGTACTTCCACGTCTAA
- a CDS encoding DUF61 family protein, with protein MPRGEDILRREVARINLHLPALRPTLRTLLEEGEPKVRLRDGSYHHFRRSELNYLLSLLDPGEDENLRVPIVLEISTLYRGYFRVRGRAEVKVIEKILGTYDILDEKTEGLYPRYLLPKVRKTLPTTTTYAFITE; from the coding sequence ATGCCGAGGGGCGAGGATATACTCAGGAGGGAAGTGGCAAGGATAAACCTTCACCTTCCGGCCCTCAGGCCAACCCTGAGAACCTTACTCGAGGAGGGAGAGCCAAAGGTCCGGTTGCGCGACGGAAGCTACCACCACTTCAGGCGTTCCGAGCTAAACTACCTCCTCTCGCTCCTCGATCCCGGGGAGGATGAAAACCTGAGGGTGCCCATAGTGCTTGAGATAAGCACCCTTTACAGGGGCTACTTCCGGGTAAGGGGGCGAGCTGAAGTTAAGGTTATCGAGAAGATCCTCGGTACCTACGATATCCTCGACGAGAAAACCGAGGGGCTTTATCCGAGGTACCTCCTTCCGAAAGTCAGAAAAACCCTCCCGACGACAACGACCTACGCGTTCATAACGGAGTGA
- a CDS encoding COG1361 family protein produces MRKVVVALIILALSMAFLPKSSAQFVTFTTDDKVLVISGDYSAGSASLTNAGGFSFKIVSYQKFWVEDENGNVIPGFNLTLRPTVFSDWPSKKTYSISYNLSCASNVSAGNYTLYLRFLAYTYGNSLYVVHARIPLQVIRGPLKFGVADAYVKERPGSSYALNGETIVVFSHVNNMGHSNVTLRATVSLSMGGKVYFFEEGALNMAPGDNLVRFEVPVKYELPEGTYRLEYVLRYPDGSYRYSKEIPVRFGVKMAGTSLQSDTVKLGEENRAYLTLLSERKIRLNLTVRTYRNGMLVAEVVEPVTVKEGTNVLDVDLPTNVSGELTSVVGLTFYNRTIWRGNVSYEVLAPPIIKNVTYERVSNEEVVFRILIENPNREPSEGEISYRIVANGSVLYRDSLESRINPGINEVSLRFKLPMGQGIGYEFTLNALGETSVSRGELYLKPPVPPTTTTPTATSTTTTSTPSNTTVPGTTTPAGSSRGLWLGLLAVVFLLLVVGAFYYTRGGESSRRRTRPKPKRRSPLGRFRRPKMPRFKENRELPKK; encoded by the coding sequence ATGAGGAAGGTCGTGGTTGCGTTGATCATCCTGGCTTTGAGCATGGCGTTTCTTCCTAAGTCCTCCGCCCAGTTCGTCACGTTTACAACGGACGATAAAGTCCTTGTGATTAGCGGTGATTACAGTGCGGGGAGTGCATCGCTGACGAACGCCGGTGGCTTCAGCTTTAAAATCGTTAGCTATCAGAAGTTCTGGGTGGAGGATGAGAACGGCAACGTGATCCCGGGCTTTAACCTGACGCTGAGACCAACCGTTTTCAGTGACTGGCCGTCCAAGAAGACGTACTCGATATCTTACAACCTATCGTGCGCGTCAAACGTTTCGGCTGGGAACTACACGCTTTACCTTCGTTTTCTTGCCTATACGTACGGTAATTCCCTGTACGTAGTTCACGCCAGGATACCCCTTCAGGTAATCCGGGGACCCCTCAAATTCGGGGTGGCAGACGCTTACGTTAAAGAGCGTCCAGGCTCATCGTACGCCCTCAACGGGGAAACCATAGTGGTGTTCTCCCACGTTAATAACATGGGGCACTCGAACGTTACCCTTCGGGCGACGGTCTCTCTTTCAATGGGCGGGAAAGTTTACTTCTTCGAGGAGGGGGCCCTTAACATGGCACCCGGGGACAATCTGGTTCGCTTTGAGGTGCCGGTGAAATACGAACTACCCGAGGGCACGTACAGGCTGGAGTACGTGCTGAGATACCCCGATGGAAGTTACAGGTACTCCAAGGAAATCCCCGTCAGGTTTGGGGTCAAGATGGCGGGAACCTCCCTCCAATCAGACACCGTGAAGCTGGGGGAGGAAAACAGGGCGTACCTGACCCTTCTGTCTGAAAGGAAAATCCGCCTGAACCTCACCGTGAGAACTTACCGAAACGGGATGTTGGTCGCAGAGGTCGTTGAGCCCGTAACCGTTAAGGAGGGTACAAACGTCCTCGATGTGGATCTACCAACCAACGTATCCGGGGAGCTGACATCCGTTGTTGGGTTGACCTTCTACAACAGAACCATATGGAGGGGCAACGTATCCTACGAGGTCCTTGCACCGCCCATCATAAAGAACGTTACCTACGAGAGGGTTTCTAACGAGGAGGTGGTTTTCAGGATACTAATTGAGAACCCGAATCGGGAACCTTCCGAAGGGGAGATCTCATACAGGATAGTGGCCAACGGGAGCGTTCTCTACAGGGACTCCCTTGAGAGCAGAATAAACCCCGGTATCAACGAGGTCTCCCTGAGGTTCAAGCTCCCAATGGGGCAGGGTATTGGGTATGAGTTTACCCTCAACGCCCTGGGCGAAACGAGCGTTTCAAGGGGCGAGCTGTACCTGAAGCCCCCCGTCCCACCGACGACGACCACGCCCACCGCAACCTCCACTACGACCACCTCAACCCCCTCGAACACCACCGTTCCCGGCACAACAACCCCCGCTGGAAGCTCGAGGGGACTCTGGCTGGGGCTCCTCGCGGTGGTCTTCCTCCTGCTGGTTGTCGGAGCGTTCTATTACACCCGTGGGGGTGAAAGTTCCCGAAGGCGCACCAGGCCCAAACCCAAGAGACGTTCGCCCCTGGGGAGGTTCAGGAGACCGAAGATGCCCAGGTTCAAGGAGAACAGGGAGCTTCCGAAGAAGTGA
- the priS gene encoding DNA primase catalytic subunit PriS, which produces MAELFREVTERERKLYYTREWSAKKLPGFIIKTLENREFGFDHTGEGPSDRKNVFLDVRDLEDYVKATAPYAAYSSVALYEEPRNMGGWLGAELVFDIDAKDLPLRRCSHIHEHGRVCPICLEDAKELARDTLVVLREDFGFEDVHVIYSGRGYHLRVLDDWALALDGKAREKILSYISAAEEVTFDDIRSRRVMLSSGYFRVFRLRFGYFIRRVNENHLLNVGLNKGQVRRILGERGRIYEGFVRKGLLTAFPNGVGYKTLTRLFALSSTFSKAYFDGRVTVDVKRILRLPSTLHSKVGLVATYIGSKERNLERFNPFESAVPEFRREEVREAYEEWVEEHGDEM; this is translated from the coding sequence ATGGCCGAGCTGTTCAGGGAGGTGACGGAGAGGGAGAGAAAGCTTTACTACACGAGGGAATGGAGCGCCAAGAAGCTCCCGGGGTTCATAATCAAAACCCTGGAAAACAGGGAGTTCGGCTTCGACCACACCGGGGAGGGACCGAGCGACAGAAAGAACGTCTTTCTGGACGTCCGCGACCTTGAGGACTACGTGAAGGCGACGGCGCCCTACGCGGCATACTCCTCCGTGGCCCTCTACGAGGAACCCCGGAACATGGGCGGCTGGCTGGGCGCTGAGCTGGTCTTCGACATAGACGCCAAGGATTTACCCCTGCGGAGATGCTCCCACATCCACGAGCACGGGCGGGTGTGTCCGATATGTCTCGAGGATGCTAAAGAACTCGCGAGGGACACGCTCGTGGTGTTGAGGGAAGATTTCGGCTTCGAGGACGTTCACGTTATCTACTCCGGGAGGGGTTACCACTTGAGGGTTCTCGACGACTGGGCGCTCGCCCTCGACGGAAAGGCGAGGGAAAAGATACTCTCCTACATCAGCGCCGCCGAGGAGGTAACCTTTGATGACATACGTAGCAGGAGGGTGATGCTGTCCTCCGGATACTTCAGGGTCTTCCGCCTCAGGTTCGGCTATTTCATAAGGCGGGTTAACGAGAACCACCTCCTCAACGTGGGGTTGAACAAGGGCCAGGTCAGGAGAATACTCGGGGAAAGGGGGCGCATCTACGAGGGTTTCGTCAGGAAGGGATTGCTCACTGCATTTCCCAACGGGGTGGGGTACAAGACCCTGACGAGGCTTTTCGCGCTGTCGAGCACGTTCTCAAAGGCCTACTTCGACGGAAGGGTCACTGTCGACGTCAAGAGGATCCTCCGGTTGCCCTCAACCCTGCACTCCAAGGTGGGCCTCGTAGCCACGTACATCGGATCGAAGGAGAGAAACCTCGAGAGGTTCAACCCCTTCGAAAGTGCCGTTCCCGAGTTCAGGAGGGAGGAGGTCAGGGAAGCCTACGAGGAATGGGTGGAAGAACACGGGGATGAGATGTGA
- the priL gene encoding DNA primase large subunit PriL, protein MLDPFGDEAKRLVKEEFGGIMELLAVIPSYVEMDVVLRRISWVESGEIPRDVLEMGDVQDLLTFYALIGALAFSPYGIEMELVKEANSRIYSERLRRAGTISGTTLELTTVGDDEIPRRDRTVLERTGHQEIPQDERERMRLTYKIPLGRFLELWDGSLKDVYIRGGYAYLTRDQTLRLWERSFERNFERAINLLYEVRDELPEYYHKIYDKLSGIAREHFKERLERMGSAEAGPLRFDLFPPCVKIALGGVPSGLRNYAITVLLTSFLSYARLCPNPPKRDVRIRDCVSDLSIIEKEILPVIIEAGNRCSPPLFEDQPHEIKNIWYHLGFGLTDRPTLEDSGNSPWYFPPNCSKIRANAPQLCKPDEHCRNIKNPLTYYLRRLYLEKKREQTEKAGGD, encoded by the coding sequence ATGCTCGACCCCTTTGGAGATGAAGCCAAACGGCTCGTAAAGGAGGAGTTCGGCGGGATAATGGAGCTGTTAGCCGTGATCCCATCCTACGTTGAAATGGACGTGGTCCTGCGAAGGATCTCATGGGTAGAATCGGGAGAGATCCCGAGGGATGTGCTTGAGATGGGTGACGTTCAGGACCTGCTGACGTTCTATGCCCTCATCGGGGCGCTCGCATTCTCACCCTACGGCATCGAGATGGAGCTCGTAAAGGAGGCCAATTCCAGGATATACTCCGAGAGGCTGAGAAGAGCCGGAACGATAAGTGGAACCACCCTCGAGTTAACGACGGTTGGGGACGACGAGATACCCCGGCGGGACAGGACGGTACTCGAAAGAACCGGGCACCAGGAGATCCCCCAGGATGAGAGGGAAAGGATGAGGTTAACCTATAAGATACCCCTCGGGAGGTTCCTCGAGCTCTGGGATGGGAGCCTCAAGGATGTTTACATCCGGGGGGGATACGCCTACCTCACCAGGGACCAGACGCTGAGGCTCTGGGAGAGGTCCTTCGAGAGGAACTTCGAAAGGGCCATCAACCTGCTGTACGAGGTGAGGGACGAACTTCCCGAGTATTACCACAAGATCTACGATAAACTGAGTGGGATCGCCCGGGAACACTTCAAGGAGAGGCTCGAGAGGATGGGCTCCGCCGAGGCCGGACCGCTGCGCTTCGACCTCTTCCCGCCGTGTGTGAAGATAGCCCTCGGTGGCGTTCCCTCAGGACTGAGAAACTACGCGATAACCGTTCTTCTGACCAGCTTTCTGAGCTACGCGCGGCTCTGCCCAAACCCGCCTAAGAGGGACGTCAGGATAAGGGACTGCGTCAGCGATTTGAGCATAATCGAAAAGGAGATACTTCCTGTTATCATCGAGGCAGGCAACCGCTGTTCCCCGCCACTCTTCGAGGACCAGCCGCACGAGATCAAGAACATATGGTACCACCTCGGTTTCGGGCTCACGGACAGACCCACCCTCGAGGACAGCGGGAACTCCCCGTGGTACTTCCCACCGAACTGCTCCAAGATAAGGGCGAACGCCCCCCAGCTATGCAAGCCCGATGAACACTGCAGGAACATCAAGAACCCGCTAACGTACTACCTGCGGCGCCTGTACCTCGAGAAAAAGAGGGAACAAACGGAAAAGGCAGGGGGTGATTAG
- a CDS encoding ATPase domain-containing protein produces MVMAYTVKRVGSGIPGFDDLIQGGFPQGTTVLVTGPTGSGKTTFGIQFVYKGAADYDEPGVIVTLEERAQDLRREMKAFGWDLERYERERKIAIVDGVSAVVGLPSEEQYVLEGNLNTEDFLRYIYRVVKAINAKRLVIDSIPSIAFRLAEESRIREVLLQLNTILLEMGVTSILTTEAPDPARGKISRYGIEEYISRGVILLDFVEKEVELKRYLLIRKMRETKHSMKKYPFEITEEGVVVYPSGEVY; encoded by the coding sequence ATGGTCATGGCGTACACTGTTAAAAGAGTGGGAAGTGGTATTCCCGGTTTTGATGATTTAATCCAGGGTGGCTTTCCACAGGGAACCACTGTTCTGGTCACCGGGCCAACGGGTAGTGGTAAAACCACCTTTGGCATTCAGTTCGTTTACAAAGGGGCCGCGGATTACGATGAACCCGGAGTCATAGTCACCCTTGAGGAGAGGGCCCAGGATCTGAGGAGGGAGATGAAGGCCTTCGGTTGGGACCTCGAGCGTTACGAGAGGGAGAGGAAGATAGCCATAGTCGATGGCGTCAGTGCCGTCGTGGGTCTTCCCTCGGAGGAACAGTACGTCCTTGAGGGCAACCTCAACACCGAGGATTTTCTCCGCTACATCTACCGCGTCGTCAAGGCCATAAACGCCAAGAGGCTCGTCATCGACTCGATCCCTTCCATCGCTTTTAGACTCGCGGAGGAGAGCAGGATAAGGGAGGTTCTCCTTCAGCTCAACACGATACTCCTCGAAATGGGGGTTACCTCGATTCTGACCACGGAGGCCCCTGATCCGGCCAGGGGTAAAATAAGCCGCTACGGGATAGAGGAGTACATATCCAGGGGTGTCATCCTCCTTGATTTCGTGGAGAAGGAGGTTGAGCTGAAACGCTATCTCCTGATCAGGAAAATGCGTGAAACCAAGCATTCGATGAAGAAGTACCCCTTCGAGATAACCGAGGAGGGCGTCGTCGTCTACCCGAGCGGCGAGGTTTACTGA